A section of the Gloeobacter violaceus PCC 7421 genome encodes:
- a CDS encoding cell division protein FtsQ/DivIB, which produces MTTVLSKAVLVARRQEFRRRRWLWRLLGLWRVLLAAGLAAGLVWLAREPFWQIRSAGAVRIVGYERLQLDQLQRVLKLDYPQPILSVRPEQLQQRLLEALPLEAVRVERQLLPPSLSIEVQEREPVASAPLPNRPGIIDRSGVWIDSHQYRDFRPPQLTVWGYSAEKASVWKELYPQVARSPLVIRVIDLRNPADVILRSELGEVHLGAFGPQFSTQLRRLDQMREALKRYPPGEVTFIDLRSSQSPVLRLRNPIP; this is translated from the coding sequence GTGACCACCGTTCTTTCCAAAGCCGTTCTGGTTGCCCGCCGCCAGGAGTTTCGCCGCCGCCGCTGGCTGTGGCGCTTGCTCGGGCTGTGGCGGGTGCTGCTGGCCGCCGGTCTGGCCGCCGGTCTGGTGTGGCTTGCCCGCGAGCCTTTTTGGCAGATTCGTTCTGCCGGGGCGGTGCGGATTGTCGGCTACGAGCGGTTGCAGCTCGATCAACTCCAGCGGGTTCTCAAACTCGATTACCCCCAACCGATTCTGTCGGTCCGCCCCGAACAACTTCAGCAACGCTTGCTGGAAGCTCTACCCCTCGAGGCGGTTCGCGTCGAGCGCCAGCTGCTGCCCCCTTCGCTGAGCATCGAGGTGCAGGAGCGCGAACCGGTGGCCTCTGCACCCCTACCGAATCGACCGGGGATCATCGACCGTAGCGGCGTGTGGATCGATTCGCATCAGTACCGCGACTTTCGCCCTCCCCAATTGACTGTATGGGGTTACTCCGCCGAGAAGGCATCTGTTTGGAAAGAACTCTACCCACAAGTTGCTCGCTCGCCCCTGGTCATTCGGGTAATCGATCTGCGCAACCCGGCGGATGTGATCTTGCGAAGCGAGTTGGGCGAAGTACATCTTGGCGCCTTCGGCCCTCAATTTTCGACACAATTGCGCCGACTCGATCAGATGCGCGAGGCGCTCAAGCGCTACCCGCCCGGCGAAGTTACCTTTATCGACCTGCGCAGTTCGCAGTCGCCGGTGTTGCGTTTGCGCAACCCGATACCTTAA
- a CDS encoding class I SAM-dependent methyltransferase, translating into MQLTVAPENIFESFALTNGQISRSLALSILGVGVSKAVLAADRTGVFKQLTDAPRTAVELARATNCSLHGMQVLLESLEGFGFVHRKSERYRLTKEVAGWIDSDGGLAKSLMQLVGDNLQLLQPEDVAEGTPPISRGEPRSPACWADYLAMIKNGGHQSSPQLVQWAKLDPAPRHLLDVAGGTADNSLAFCGRYPGLRADILELPEAARQGRRKIAAAGLDGHIRYIEGNLFETDWGKGYDLVVLSNVLHVLSARQCEAILAKAFRTLQPGGRVIIHDLFHPGSRGRISPGIGLFSLIYFVTCGGRTWPKPVLLEWLAGAGFGNIRAARRRLALLICAQRL; encoded by the coding sequence ATGCAGCTGACAGTCGCACCAGAGAACATTTTTGAATCGTTTGCGCTCACCAACGGCCAGATCTCGCGCTCCCTGGCGCTGTCGATCCTTGGGGTAGGCGTGAGCAAGGCCGTGCTCGCCGCTGACCGTACGGGTGTGTTCAAACAGCTCACCGACGCTCCAAGAACCGCCGTCGAGCTGGCCCGGGCGACCAACTGCAGCCTGCACGGCATGCAGGTGTTGCTTGAGAGCCTGGAGGGATTCGGCTTTGTGCACAGAAAAAGCGAGCGCTACCGGCTCACCAAGGAGGTTGCAGGCTGGATCGACAGCGACGGCGGCCTGGCGAAGAGCCTGATGCAGCTGGTGGGGGACAATCTGCAACTGTTGCAGCCGGAGGATGTTGCCGAGGGCACCCCCCCCATCTCCCGCGGCGAGCCCCGCTCCCCCGCCTGTTGGGCCGATTACCTCGCCATGATCAAAAACGGCGGTCACCAATCGTCCCCGCAGTTGGTCCAGTGGGCGAAGCTCGACCCGGCGCCACGGCATTTGCTCGACGTCGCCGGGGGAACAGCGGACAACAGCCTGGCCTTCTGTGGGCGCTACCCCGGACTGCGCGCCGACATCCTCGAATTGCCGGAGGCCGCCCGACAAGGCCGCCGCAAGATCGCGGCGGCGGGCCTGGACGGTCACATTCGCTACATCGAGGGCAACCTCTTCGAGACCGATTGGGGCAAAGGCTACGACCTGGTGGTGTTGTCCAATGTGCTGCATGTGCTCTCCGCCCGTCAGTGCGAGGCGATCCTCGCAAAAGCGTTTCGGACTTTGCAGCCGGGGGGACGGGTGATCATCCACGACCTGTTCCACCCGGGTTCGCGCGGCCGGATCAGCCCTGGCATCGGCCTATTTTCACTGATTTATTTTGTCACCTGCGGCGGGCGCACCTGGCCGAAACCCGTTCTGCTCGAATGGCTTGCCGGAGCCGGTTTCGGCAACATTCGCGCCGCGCGCCGACGGCTGGCGCTGCTCATCTGCGCCCAAAGGCTCTGA
- the fldA gene encoding flavodoxin FldA: MPEKIRLFYGTTTGKTLDAASMIKDAFGGDTVTLYDISETDKEDLTGAALLIIGCPTWDIGQLQSDWDAFFPVLGDIDFTGKKIAYFGTGDQVGYSENFQDAMGILEAKISERGGTTLGRWPADGYDFNASLAVKNGKFVGLALDDDNQSRLTDKRIKDWVAQLKKEFGV, translated from the coding sequence ATGCCAGAAAAAATTCGTCTGTTTTACGGCACGACCACCGGTAAGACCCTCGATGCCGCCTCGATGATCAAAGACGCCTTCGGCGGGGACACCGTGACGCTCTACGACATTTCGGAGACCGACAAGGAGGATTTGACCGGCGCCGCTCTGCTGATTATCGGTTGCCCGACCTGGGACATCGGGCAGTTGCAGAGCGATTGGGATGCCTTCTTCCCGGTCCTGGGCGATATCGACTTTACAGGCAAAAAAATTGCCTACTTCGGCACCGGCGATCAGGTGGGCTATTCGGAAAATTTTCAAGATGCGATGGGCATTCTGGAGGCAAAAATTTCCGAGCGCGGGGGCACTACCTTAGGCCGCTGGCCGGCGGACGGCTACGACTTCAACGCCTCGCTCGCGGTCAAAAATGGCAAGTTTGTAGGTCTGGCTCTTGACGACGACAACCAATCGAGGCTGACCGACAAACGCATCAAAGACTGGGTGGCACAGCTCAAAAAAGAATTTGGTGTTTGA
- the ftsZ gene encoding cell division protein FtsZ — MAPQPGMGMRIDEIVPSSVALIKVVGVGGGGGNAVNRMIASNVVGVEFWAINTDAQSLTQSSAPQRLQIGQKLTRGLGAGGNPSIGQKAAEESREEIMTALEGADLVFITAGMGGGTGTGAAAIVAEAAKEVGALTVAVVTRPFTFEGRRRMQQADSGIEALQGRVDTLIVIPNDKLLSVISEQTPVQEAFRIADDILRQGVQGISDIITIPGLINVDFADVRAIMADAGSALMGIGMGSGKSRAREAAMTAISSPLLESSIEGANGVVLNVTGGHDLTLHEVNEAAAVIYEVVDPNANIIFGAVIDEKLQGELRITVIATGFNGIAPAVKAGKARLSESSAEGLTGKAPSNNGPNPASPNRGTAGEDVLDIPEFLRRRRPLV; from the coding sequence ATGGCTCCTCAACCAGGCATGGGCATGCGTATAGATGAGATCGTTCCTAGCAGCGTCGCATTAATCAAAGTCGTCGGTGTCGGTGGCGGCGGCGGCAACGCGGTCAACCGCATGATCGCAAGCAACGTCGTCGGCGTCGAATTCTGGGCGATTAACACCGACGCCCAGTCGCTCACCCAGTCGAGCGCTCCCCAGCGGCTGCAGATAGGCCAGAAACTCACCCGCGGCCTCGGAGCCGGGGGCAACCCGTCCATCGGCCAGAAGGCGGCCGAGGAGTCGCGTGAGGAGATCATGACGGCCCTCGAAGGGGCCGATCTGGTGTTCATCACGGCGGGCATGGGCGGCGGCACCGGCACCGGGGCGGCGGCGATCGTCGCCGAGGCGGCCAAAGAAGTGGGTGCACTGACCGTGGCGGTGGTCACCCGGCCCTTTACCTTTGAAGGGCGTCGCCGCATGCAGCAGGCCGATTCGGGCATCGAGGCGCTGCAGGGCCGAGTCGACACGCTGATTGTGATCCCCAACGACAAATTGCTCTCGGTGATCTCCGAGCAGACGCCCGTGCAGGAGGCGTTTCGGATCGCCGACGACATCCTGCGCCAGGGTGTGCAGGGCATCTCCGACATTATTACTATCCCGGGGCTCATCAACGTCGATTTTGCCGACGTGCGCGCGATCATGGCCGACGCCGGTTCCGCCCTGATGGGGATCGGTATGGGTTCGGGCAAGTCCCGCGCCCGCGAGGCGGCGATGACGGCGATCTCTTCGCCTTTGCTCGAATCGTCCATCGAAGGGGCAAACGGCGTGGTGCTCAACGTCACCGGCGGCCACGATCTGACCTTGCACGAGGTCAACGAAGCGGCGGCGGTCATTTACGAAGTGGTCGATCCGAACGCCAACATCATCTTCGGTGCGGTGATCGACGAGAAGCTTCAGGGCGAACTGCGCATCACCGTGATTGCCACCGGCTTCAACGGCATCGCCCCAGCGGTCAAGGCGGGCAAAGCGCGCCTGTCTGAATCATCGGCCGAGGGTTTGACCGGCAAGGCGCCGTCGAACAACGGCCCGAACCCCGCTTCACCCAATCGGGGCACTGCGGGCGAAGACGTGCTGGATATTCCCGAATTTTTGCGCCGCCGCCGGCCGTTGGTCTAG
- a CDS encoding Uma2 family endonuclease, translated as MYQPNQPADVIWPPTDLWSDEPPMESDWHRKQMQVLIDSLESHWHDRQDFYCSGNLTIYYSLTQRKSEDFRGPDFFVVLGCERRERRSWTVWQEGGRLPNVIAEILSDSTADIDRGLKKQIYQDVLRVPEYFWFDPQRFELCGFHLLEGRYVPLEATEAGWLWSGQLGLFFGALQGCLRLLTAAGAVIPTPAERAEAAQQRAEQAEQRAQVEKQRAGQERQRAERLAQRLREQGLDPDAP; from the coding sequence GTGTACCAGCCGAATCAGCCGGCAGACGTGATCTGGCCGCCCACCGATCTGTGGAGCGACGAGCCGCCGATGGAATCCGACTGGCACCGCAAACAGATGCAAGTGCTCATCGATTCGCTCGAAAGCCATTGGCACGACCGGCAGGACTTTTATTGTTCGGGCAATCTGACTATCTACTACAGCCTCACCCAGCGCAAATCCGAGGATTTTCGGGGGCCGGACTTTTTTGTGGTGCTGGGCTGTGAGCGGCGGGAGCGGCGCAGCTGGACAGTCTGGCAAGAAGGGGGCCGCCTGCCCAACGTGATTGCCGAGATCCTGTCGGACTCGACCGCAGATATCGATCGCGGGCTAAAAAAACAGATCTATCAGGATGTGCTGCGGGTGCCGGAATACTTCTGGTTCGACCCACAGCGTTTTGAGCTGTGCGGTTTTCATCTGCTCGAAGGCCGGTACGTGCCGCTGGAGGCGACCGAGGCGGGTTGGCTTTGGAGCGGGCAACTCGGATTGTTTTTTGGGGCACTCCAGGGCTGTCTGCGCCTGCTTACAGCCGCAGGGGCGGTGATCCCGACTCCGGCGGAGCGCGCCGAGGCGGCCCAGCAACGCGCCGAGCAAGCCGAGCAACGAGCGCAAGTAGAAAAGCAGCGGGCCGGGCAGGAGCGGCAGCGGGCCGAGCGGCTAGCGCAACGGCTGAGGGAGCAGGGCCTCGATCCCGATGCACCCTGA
- a CDS encoding GNAT family N-acetyltransferase: MISIRPASSTDDLAIITGLFQAYSTSLGLDLSYQDFESELAGLPGKYAPPAGALLLARDESNSPLGCVALRPLSIEGVCEMKRLYVASEGRGRGIGKALMLAVIGEASKKGYREMRLDTLPAMVTAQAMYRAAGFEPMEAYYATPVAGTMFLRLRLQRPQA, translated from the coding sequence ATGATATCGATCAGGCCCGCCAGCAGCACGGACGATCTCGCGATCATCACCGGCTTATTTCAAGCCTACTCCACGTCGCTCGGGCTCGATCTGAGCTATCAGGATTTCGAGTCTGAACTCGCCGGCCTGCCAGGCAAGTATGCACCGCCGGCGGGCGCACTGCTTCTTGCACGCGACGAGAGCAACAGTCCCCTGGGATGCGTTGCATTGCGACCGCTGTCGATCGAGGGAGTTTGCGAGATGAAGCGGCTTTACGTCGCTTCAGAAGGCCGGGGACGCGGCATCGGCAAGGCACTGATGCTCGCCGTGATCGGCGAGGCGAGCAAGAAGGGCTATCGCGAGATGCGTCTTGATACGCTGCCCGCGATGGTCACCGCGCAAGCGATGTATCGCGCTGCGGGCTTCGAGCCTATGGAAGCTTACTATGCAACCCCCGTTGCGGGAACGATGTTCTTGCGGTTGCGCCTACAGAGACCCCAGGCGTAA
- a CDS encoding Uma2 family endonuclease: MHAAGERVRWTAADLELLPDNGNRYEIIDGELFVSRAPHWRHQNICGRIFAALTAWSDSSGQGQAAVLPGILFSDADNVIPDVVWAGNESLDALLDAAGHLTGAPELVVEVLSPGEQNERRDRELKLKLYSVQGVQEYWIVDGQQRRVSVYRRLEGVLKLAVTLLAADALSSPLLPGFRCPVASLFA; encoded by the coding sequence ATGCATGCAGCCGGTGAGCGGGTGCGCTGGACGGCAGCAGACCTGGAATTGCTGCCGGACAATGGCAACCGCTACGAAATTATCGATGGGGAGTTGTTCGTGAGCAGAGCCCCCCACTGGCGGCACCAGAACATCTGCGGCCGCATCTTCGCCGCCCTCACAGCCTGGTCGGATAGTTCGGGACAGGGTCAGGCCGCCGTCTTGCCGGGCATCCTGTTCAGCGACGCCGACAATGTCATCCCCGATGTGGTCTGGGCCGGCAACGAGAGCCTGGACGCACTTCTGGACGCAGCGGGCCATCTGACCGGCGCGCCGGAACTGGTGGTGGAGGTGCTCTCGCCCGGGGAGCAGAACGAGCGGCGTGACCGGGAGCTGAAGCTCAAGCTGTACTCGGTGCAGGGAGTACAGGAGTACTGGATCGTCGATGGGCAGCAGCGGCGGGTGTCCGTCTATCGCCGCCTAGAAGGTGTGTTGAAGCTGGCTGTGACCCTGCTGGCTGCCGACGCGCTTAGCAGTCCTCTGCTGCCGGGTTTTCGTTGTCCGGTAGCATCTTTGTTCGCTTAA
- a CDS encoding TonB-dependent receptor has product MPADTGNGTDAAVAHKSDLAGVHTEVRWLAQQAPSAPVSAEPSGSSEAPNAASTVGQSPANNGEVGDLLDETVVTATRTRERVQDVPRTVTVVSRRQVEQQSLLTTNLGDILGFTVPGYSAPSDGPARGTYRGRDVQTLIDGIPQTGNYAYSNQLRFIVPVSIEQIEAVGGPSALYGDGATGGTINILTRRGTETPQAKTRIGFNLGLSNLSGGPGYLFEQFASGKAGAFDYAITASYTGLGSVYDARGAQIPNEWFGTLGNTNTYNLYGKFGLDLGADQRLQFTAGYANDLTDPNSISDPAVTTSGGLQFAGAKNGRIQIQNSPYSPQPTKRNLQLALEYNHNKFLGGSKLLAQASHRNSFELTTVNDSRFTADGSGGPFDSINRGVWGEYITTARVQVETPFSDNFKLLWGSDFKNDPVEAWQLETFDPKIYDESGGFIQRRSGNFLFNPAYTLTNIAGFLQANWNISDQWIINGGLRYENVSFSVGDFVASNTGQSVTGGSLNFNSTVFNLGVVYKPSNEISLFANFGQGFSLPVFANPLTNASSGFAVSNSLTALQPKLVDSYELGVRGRWRSIQSSLSAYYTFSSLDVGFVQVSPTQFQSVRSPQRTYGLEATLYAQPGPGWTLGTTAAWVQGEQDPFNTGDYYPLNSYSVNPLKATFYLENQTAPGWRNRLQVLFSGYRDVAYNAILPTGFRVEQAPVGSYATVDYLSSIQMGAGTLEVGVRNLLNNQYSPVYSQYLSGFNDRNNFAARGATLNVAYNFGW; this is encoded by the coding sequence ATGCCTGCTGATACCGGCAACGGTACTGATGCTGCCGTTGCCCACAAATCGGATCTGGCGGGGGTACACACCGAAGTGCGCTGGCTGGCCCAGCAGGCTCCGAGTGCGCCGGTGTCAGCCGAGCCTTCCGGTTCGAGCGAGGCGCCGAACGCAGCCTCGACGGTCGGACAGAGCCCGGCAAATAATGGCGAAGTGGGCGATTTGCTCGACGAGACGGTGGTCACCGCCACCCGCACCCGCGAGCGCGTCCAGGACGTGCCGCGCACGGTGACGGTGGTCAGCCGCCGGCAAGTCGAGCAGCAGTCGCTGCTGACTACCAATCTCGGGGATATTTTGGGATTCACCGTACCGGGCTACAGTGCGCCCTCCGACGGCCCCGCCCGGGGCACTTACCGGGGCCGCGACGTACAGACGCTCATCGACGGCATTCCCCAAACGGGCAACTACGCCTACAGCAACCAGTTGCGCTTCATCGTGCCGGTGTCGATCGAACAGATCGAGGCGGTGGGCGGTCCCTCGGCCCTCTACGGTGACGGAGCCACCGGCGGTACGATCAACATCCTGACGCGCAGGGGCACCGAGACTCCCCAGGCCAAGACCCGCATCGGCTTCAACCTGGGCCTCAGCAACCTGAGCGGCGGTCCCGGTTACCTGTTCGAGCAGTTTGCCTCGGGCAAAGCGGGGGCTTTCGACTACGCAATTACCGCCAGCTACACCGGGTTGGGCAGCGTCTACGACGCGCGGGGCGCTCAGATTCCCAACGAATGGTTCGGGACCCTGGGCAACACCAACACCTACAACCTCTACGGCAAGTTTGGCCTCGATCTGGGGGCGGACCAGCGGCTGCAGTTCACCGCCGGGTATGCCAACGATCTGACCGACCCTAACAGCATCAGCGATCCGGCCGTCACCACCAGCGGCGGCTTGCAGTTTGCCGGCGCCAAAAATGGCCGAATCCAAATCCAAAACAGCCCCTACAGCCCACAACCCACCAAGCGCAATTTGCAGTTGGCCCTGGAGTACAACCACAACAAGTTTCTGGGGGGAAGCAAGCTGCTTGCCCAAGCCTCCCACCGCAACTCTTTTGAGCTGACGACCGTGAACGATAGCCGCTTTACCGCCGACGGCAGCGGCGGTCCGTTCGATTCGATCAACCGCGGTGTGTGGGGCGAGTACATCACCACCGCCCGGGTGCAGGTGGAAACGCCTTTTTCCGACAACTTCAAGCTGCTGTGGGGCAGCGATTTCAAGAACGACCCGGTCGAAGCCTGGCAGCTGGAGACGTTCGATCCCAAAATTTATGACGAAAGCGGCGGCTTTATCCAGCGCCGGTCGGGAAATTTCCTCTTCAACCCGGCCTATACCCTCACCAACATCGCGGGCTTTTTGCAGGCCAACTGGAACATCAGCGATCAATGGATCATCAATGGCGGCCTGCGCTACGAAAACGTCAGCTTTAGCGTTGGTGACTTCGTCGCCTCCAATACGGGCCAATCGGTTACGGGAGGAAGCCTCAACTTCAACTCCACCGTCTTCAACCTTGGAGTTGTCTACAAACCAAGCAACGAGATCAGCTTGTTTGCCAACTTCGGCCAGGGCTTTTCGCTGCCCGTCTTCGCCAACCCCCTCACCAATGCCTCGTCGGGTTTTGCGGTTTCCAATTCGCTCACTGCGCTCCAGCCGAAGCTGGTCGACAGCTACGAGCTCGGAGTGCGCGGCCGCTGGCGATCGATCCAGTCGTCGCTTTCGGCCTACTACACGTTTTCGTCCCTCGATGTCGGCTTTGTGCAGGTAAGCCCCACCCAATTTCAGAGCGTGCGCTCGCCCCAGCGCACCTATGGGCTGGAGGCGACCCTCTACGCCCAGCCTGGCCCCGGTTGGACCCTGGGCACGACCGCCGCCTGGGTGCAGGGCGAGCAAGATCCGTTCAACACCGGCGACTACTACCCTTTGAATTCCTACAGCGTCAACCCGCTCAAGGCGACCTTCTACCTCGAGAATCAGACGGCGCCGGGCTGGCGCAACCGTCTGCAGGTGCTCTTCTCCGGCTACCGCGACGTGGCTTACAACGCCATTCTGCCCACGGGCTTTCGTGTCGAGCAGGCGCCCGTGGGCAGCTACGCGACGGTCGACTACCTCAGCAGCATCCAGATGGGGGCCGGGACGCTCGAAGTCGGTGTACGCAACCTGCTCAACAACCAGTACTCGCCGGTCTACTCCCAGTACCTGTCCGGATTTAACGACCGCAACAACTTTGCCGCCCGAGGCGCCACGCTCAATGTCGCCTATAACTTTGGGTGGTAG
- the pgsA gene encoding CDP-diacylglycerol--glycerol-3-phosphate 3-phosphatidyltransferase yields the protein MNLPNWITFSRLLAVPALLVILAPVPGPGQRIAAAVIFALAAATDWLDGYLARRLGQVTELGKFLDPLVDKLLVLAPMLMLVELGQLPGWGVFLILARELAVAGWRVGQSKISGANNWGKAKTVVQILAVIFLIMLWPGGEVLFWAAVALTLISGGIYLWPRR from the coding sequence GTGAATCTGCCCAACTGGATCACCTTCAGCCGCCTTTTGGCCGTTCCGGCTTTGTTGGTGATTTTGGCACCCGTGCCGGGGCCGGGGCAACGCATCGCCGCGGCAGTGATCTTTGCCTTGGCGGCTGCCACCGACTGGCTCGACGGCTATCTGGCCCGCCGGTTGGGTCAGGTGACTGAGCTGGGCAAATTTCTCGACCCGCTGGTGGACAAGCTGCTGGTGCTGGCTCCGATGCTGATGCTGGTGGAATTGGGCCAACTGCCCGGTTGGGGGGTGTTTTTGATCCTGGCGCGGGAGTTGGCGGTGGCGGGCTGGCGGGTGGGCCAGAGCAAAATCAGCGGTGCCAACAACTGGGGCAAGGCCAAGACCGTCGTGCAGATCCTGGCGGTGATCTTTTTGATCATGCTGTGGCCGGGGGGCGAGGTGCTCTTTTGGGCAGCGGTGGCTCTGACCCTTATCTCCGGCGGGATCTACCTCTGGCCGCGCCGATAG
- a CDS encoding COG4315 family predicted lipoprotein — MLKVRRMLCGLLIASVWAGGASAQMAEPAQPASVKTIQAAGGAVLTDSEGKTLYVFDRDGAGKSNCNDKCAQNWPPLSAQADAKSVGKYTVVTRDDGSRQWAYDGKPLYRWVKDQKPGDATGDGIGGVWHTARP, encoded by the coding sequence ATGCTCAAAGTGCGTAGGATGCTTTGCGGACTGTTGATAGCCTCTGTCTGGGCCGGCGGCGCATCGGCCCAGATGGCGGAACCGGCGCAACCGGCGTCTGTGAAGACTATCCAGGCGGCCGGGGGGGCTGTTTTGACCGATAGCGAGGGGAAAACACTTTATGTTTTCGACCGCGACGGCGCCGGCAAATCGAACTGCAACGACAAATGCGCCCAGAACTGGCCGCCGCTGTCGGCGCAAGCCGATGCCAAATCGGTCGGCAAATACACCGTCGTGACGCGCGACGACGGTTCCAGGCAGTGGGCCTACGACGGCAAACCCCTCTACCGGTGGGTCAAAGATCAAAAGCCGGGGGATGCGACCGGTGACGGCATCGGTGGCGTCTGGCACACCGCCAGACCGTAA
- a CDS encoding Crp/Fnr family transcriptional regulator, which produces MFQAKLLLRSADHRPPARRMNAPPGRAACRQCPGGTPQHHAAGRTFALSGDAFWVVQSGALWIMKLDYCGRQTPLALLGPQMVFSRRLVSPSGYYFAQAETDVESLVLDWPQIQRSDALTAQVNGKLVDLLLHMEAWLALRCRGSTVERLRDFLLLLAEQFGRPGPRGVRLNLHLTHAQIGMAIGKERVTVSGAMGRLRADGWIREEADGHLLLTWDLAAARY; this is translated from the coding sequence ATGTTCCAGGCCAAATTGTTGCTCCGCTCAGCCGACCACCGCCCTCCGGCCAGACGGATGAATGCTCCGCCAGGTCGAGCCGCCTGCCGGCAGTGCCCCGGCGGCACCCCACAGCACCACGCTGCCGGGCGGACTTTTGCCCTAAGCGGCGATGCGTTTTGGGTGGTGCAGTCCGGAGCACTCTGGATCATGAAGCTTGACTATTGCGGGCGACAGACACCGCTGGCCTTGCTTGGGCCGCAGATGGTCTTCAGCCGCCGGTTGGTCTCACCGTCGGGGTACTACTTTGCCCAGGCTGAGACCGATGTGGAGTCGTTGGTGCTCGATTGGCCGCAGATCCAGCGCTCCGACGCGCTGACCGCCCAGGTGAACGGCAAACTAGTGGACTTGCTGCTGCACATGGAAGCTTGGCTTGCTCTGCGCTGCCGGGGATCGACTGTCGAGCGGCTGCGGGATTTTCTGTTGTTGCTTGCCGAGCAGTTCGGCCGGCCGGGGCCGCGGGGGGTGCGCCTGAATTTGCACCTCACCCACGCGCAAATCGGCATGGCCATCGGCAAGGAGCGGGTGACCGTGAGCGGGGCGATGGGCCGACTGAGGGCGGATGGATGGATCCGCGAGGAGGCCGACGGCCACCTGCTGCTCACCTGGGATCTGGCTGCAGCAAGGTACTGA
- a CDS encoding D-alanine--D-alanine ligase translates to MRITVLSGSDSPEREVSLVSGRAVQAALETLGHEVTMVDPGPDLPVRLLENPPDFVWIALHGDKGENGKLQGLLDWLGLPYNGSGVTASAIAMDKVVSKRLFVAEGIPTPAYRVAEAVPQVSECQAWLAALGSPVVVKPADGGSTVGVTIAREAGHLPEAVRLALQYSPQVLIEQYIPGQEITVALLDGLVLPAIEIVPQGRDFYDYEAKYAPGGSRHLIPPNLAADVLKASVDAAYRACRAVGSTGLVRADVRVDPEGRPWVLEVNTLPGMTATSLAPEAAQAAGIDFEQLIQRIIDRSLD, encoded by the coding sequence ATGCGCATCACGGTACTGTCGGGAAGCGATTCGCCCGAGCGGGAGGTGTCGCTGGTGAGCGGCCGGGCCGTGCAAGCGGCTCTCGAAACGTTGGGCCATGAAGTGACCATGGTCGATCCCGGCCCGGATCTGCCGGTGCGCCTATTGGAAAACCCGCCCGATTTTGTCTGGATTGCGCTGCACGGCGACAAAGGCGAAAACGGCAAATTGCAGGGGTTGCTCGACTGGCTGGGCTTGCCCTACAACGGTTCGGGGGTAACGGCGAGTGCCATTGCCATGGACAAAGTCGTCTCCAAGCGGTTGTTCGTCGCCGAGGGCATCCCCACCCCCGCCTACCGGGTGGCCGAAGCGGTGCCGCAGGTGAGCGAGTGTCAGGCGTGGTTGGCGGCTTTGGGATCGCCGGTGGTGGTCAAACCCGCGGACGGCGGTTCGACGGTTGGGGTGACGATCGCCCGTGAGGCCGGGCACCTCCCTGAGGCGGTGCGTCTGGCCCTGCAGTATTCGCCCCAGGTGCTCATCGAGCAGTATATTCCAGGGCAGGAAATCACCGTGGCACTACTTGACGGGTTGGTGCTGCCTGCGATCGAAATCGTTCCGCAGGGGCGCGATTTTTATGACTACGAGGCGAAGTACGCCCCGGGCGGCTCGCGCCATCTGATTCCCCCCAATCTCGCAGCCGATGTGCTCAAGGCGAGCGTCGATGCCGCCTACCGCGCCTGCCGGGCGGTGGGCAGCACAGGCCTGGTGCGCGCCGATGTGCGCGTCGATCCTGAAGGGCGGCCGTGGGTGCTCGAAGTCAATACCCTGCCGGGCATGACCGCCACCTCTTTGGCGCCTGAGGCAGCCCAGGCGGCGGGCATCGATTTTGAGCAGTTGATTCAGCGGATTATCGACCGTTCGCTGGATTGA